The following are encoded together in the Campylobacteraceae bacterium genome:
- a CDS encoding type II secretion system protein yields the protein MKRCFTLLELLFVLVIMSGFLIFAKINYINNDLQTVSKHLVLHLKNLRYQALIDNKYSYEDKWYKKRWTLKFLNCNKSIGGIYYIMFSDLNMKGHANQSETLKDALNSKYLYATSSCKENKNRSKHVLLSKNYNIKEIKLSCNKTKSLGQISFSSSGKIYASLSNQNENNEIKKDCYLEIIHQNNDSSTIVIRNTTGYVSLYSK from the coding sequence ATGAAAAGATGTTTTACGCTTTTAGAGTTACTTTTTGTTTTAGTAATAATGAGTGGTTTTTTAATATTTGCAAAAATAAACTATATAAACAATGATTTACAAACAGTAAGTAAACACTTGGTTTTACATCTTAAAAATCTTCGATACCAAGCGTTAATTGACAATAAATATTCTTATGAAGATAAATGGTATAAAAAACGATGGACACTAAAATTTTTAAATTGTAATAAAAGTATAGGTGGTATTTATTATATTATGTTCAGTGATTTAAATATGAAAGGTCATGCAAATCAAAGCGAGACTTTAAAAGATGCACTTAATTCTAAATACTTATATGCTACTTCCTCATGTAAAGAAAATAAGAACAGATCCAAACATGTATTACTAAGTAAAAACTATAATATTAAAGAAATTAAACTTTCTTGTAATAAAACAAAAAGTTTGGGACAGATTTCTTTTTCTTCGTCTGGAAAGATTTATGCTTCTTTATCCAATCAAAATGAAAACAATGAAATTAAAAAAGATTGTTATTTAGAAATTATTCATCAAAACAATGATTCTTCTACAATTGTTATTCGTAATACTACGGGTTATGTATCCTTATATTCAAAATAA